In Brachypodium distachyon strain Bd21 chromosome 2, Brachypodium_distachyon_v3.0, whole genome shotgun sequence, one genomic interval encodes:
- the LOC100842131 gene encoding kinesin-like protein KIN-10C, whose amino-acid sequence MSSATAAGASPAPPVRLVLRVRPLLTSEASSAAAPCVSLIDSRPRGEVTVLLKDQYSSRSGCYKLDAFFGHEDRVCDIFDKEVSTVIPGIFEGVNATVFAYGATGSGKTYTMQGSEDLPGLIPLSVSTILARCTGTWCSVEISYYEVYMERCYDLLEPKAKEIMALDDKDGNLQLKGLAWVPVRSMEEFQEVYSIGVQRRKVAHTGLNDVSSRSHAVLSIRVINDIVKGKLNLIDLAGNEDNRRTCNEGIRLQESAKINSSLFALSNVISALKKNEPWIPYRESKLTRILQDSLGGNSLAIMIACLNPVEYQEAVQTVSLAARSGHIATNMPSASKEQTPKVKVDMEAKLQVWLETKGKTKSTQRMNGLFSPTRCKTPSMSQMKQPGSARLSSRAKERNQDGGKIKKVLFDSAVCTPAENIPRLSSQDEGNTIKKVVLPSLSPCEEDKSESPLRKALSPISTNTVSLKQHTADDANCLPSLEPKTPIGACNIVEKIRGGTPLDKFNAVQSNLKESLIEQYLEFLNVANKEELQQLKGIGEKRAEYILELREDSPRPFKYLSDLGNIGLSSKQIQDILRKTATGIFK is encoded by the exons ATGTCAAGCGCCACAGCTGCCGGCGCCTCACCCGCACCGCCAGTTCGTCTGGTTCTGCGGGTTCGCCCACTCCTCACGTCGGAGGCCAGCTCAGCAGCGGCGCCCTGCGTCTCCCTCATCGACAGCCGTCCCCGCGGCGAGGTCACCGTCCTGCTCAAGGATCAGTACAGCAG CCGTAGCGGGTGCTACAAGCTGGATGCGTTCTTCGGCCACGAGGATCGAGTCTGCGACATCTTCGACAAGGAAGTCAGCACCGTGATCCCGGGCATCTTTGAGGGTGTCAACGCGACAGTATTTGCTTATGGGGCCACTGGCAGCGGCAAGACCTACACGATGCAG GGCAGCGAGGATCTGCCGGGGCTCATCCCCTTGTCGGTGTCAACCATCCTGGCGCGCTGCACGGGCACATGGTGCTCCGTGGAGATCTCGTACTATGAGGTCTACATGGAACGGTGCTACGACCTGCTTGAGCCCAAGGCAAAGGAGATCATGGCCTTGGATGACAAAGATGGTAACCTACAGCTCAAGGGCTTGGCTTGG GTCCCTGTCCGATCAATGGAAGAATTTCAGGAGGTCTACTCGATAGGTGTGCAGAGGAGGAAAGTAGCCCACACAGGTCTGAACGATGTCTCCAGTAGGAGCCATGCTGTGCTCTCCATCAGGGTGATTAATGATATTGTCAAAGGGAAGCTTAACCTCATCGACTTGGCTG GTAACGAGGACAACAGAAGGACTTGCAATGAAGGGATCCGGCTTCAAGAAAGTGCTAAGATCAATTCTTCGCTGTTCGCATTGTCTAATGTCATTTCGGCGCTCAAGAAGAATGAGCCATGGATACCTTACAGAGAGAGTAAATTGACCCGCATACTGCAAGATTCTCTAGGAGGCAATAGCCTTGCTATCATGATAGCTTGCCTG AATCCCGTGGAATACCAGGAGGCAGTCCAGACAGTAAGTCTGGCTGCTCGTTCAGGTCATATTGCGACCAACATGCCTTCTGCAAGCAAGGAGCAAACTCCTAAAGTAAAGGTTGACATGGAAGCTAAATTGCAAGTGTGGCTGGAAACAAAGGGGAAAACCAAGAGCACCCAAAGAATGAATGGGCTTTTCTCCCCGACTAGATGCAAGACTCCTTCCATGAGCCAAATGAAACAACCAGGATCTGCCCGTCTTTCTAGTAGGGCTAAAGAAAGGAACCAAGATGGTGGTAAAATAAAGAA GGTGCTTTTTGATTCAGCGGTCTGTACTCCAGCTGAAAACATACCAAGACTGAGCTCACAAGATGAAGGAAATACGATTAAGAAAG TGGTGCTCCCTTCATTATCTCCTTGCGAAGAGGATAAGTCTGAATCGCCTCTTAGGAAAGCTCTTTCTCCCATTTCTACAAACACGGTTTCTCTCAAGCAGCATACAGCTGATGATGCCAATTGCCTCCCTTCATTGGAGCCTAAAACTCCAATAGGAGCATGTAACATAGTTGAGAAGATTCGAGGTGGTACGCCTCTTGATAAATTTAATGCGGTCCAATCTAACCTGAAG GAATCACTTATTGAGCAATATCTTGAGTTCTTGAATGTTGCAAACAA GGAAGAGCTACAGCAGCTCAAG GGTATTGGTGAAAAGAGAGCAGAGTATATTCTTGAGCTCCGGGAGGATTCACCCAGACCATTCAAATAT CTTTCGGACTTGGGAAATATAGGTCTATCATCAAAACAA ATCCAAGACATCCTACGCAAAACAGCTACTGGAATCTTCAAATGA
- the LOC100842440 gene encoding uncharacterized protein LOC100842440 has protein sequence MAEEKKKKQHKHSKHKEKDQKTKAGGTGEAAAHFKPCCDVKGIRFGGQFIVKSFTVRRASPLELLRLLDIPPSYLSELQSLPFPSTTAYMPTSFTILAHQAWHTLTLGLGTKKSKVVLFVFESEAMKAAVDQLWPAMIPLGDVNKKLIRGLTGSEMARFKFRKGCLTIYVYAVRRQAAGAAGFVCADDLRRILQAVVELKDFLDHTAMLAMPSQKSITLQSRPAVAH, from the coding sequence ATggcagaggagaagaagaagaagcagcacaAGCATAGCAAGCACaaggagaaggaccagaagaccAAGGCCGGCGGCACGGGGGAGGCAGCAGCGCATTTCAAGCCGTGCTGCGACGTGAAGGGCATCCGTTTCGGGGGCCAGTTCATCGTCAAGTCCTTCACGGTGCGGCGCGCGTCGCCGCTGGAGCTCCTCCGGCTGCTGGACATCCCGCCGTCGTACCTGAGCGAGCTGCAGAGCCTGCCGTTCCCGTCCACCACCGCCTACATGCCCACAAGCTTCACCATCCTGGCGCACCAGGCGTGGCACACGCTCACGCTGGGGCTGGGCACCAAGAAGTCCAAGGTGGTGCTCTTCGTGTTCGAGTCCGAGGCCATGAAGGCGGCCGTGGACCAGCTCTGGCCGGCCATGATCCCACTCGGGGACGTCAACAAGAAGCTCATCCGCGGGCTCACCGGTAGCGAGATGGCCCGGTTCAAGTTCAGGAAGGGCTGCCTCACCATCTACGTCTACGCCGTGCGCCGGCAGGCCGCGGGCGCCGCGGGCTTCGTCTGCGCCGACGACCTCAGGAGGATCCTGCAGGCCGTGGTGGAGCTCAAGGACTTCTTGGATCACACCGCCATGCTCGCCATGCCCAGCCAGAAGAGCATCACCTTGCAGTCCCGGCCCGCCGTGGCTCACTGA